One window from the genome of bacterium encodes:
- a CDS encoding TonB-dependent receptor, whose protein sequence is MNQLRLCIALLLLAILCGSPLSHAAVITGYVKAEDTREGLIGANVLVEGTQLGAAAGVDGNYVVRGIPAGKYVIRATMLGYDAKTRSITLTEDEWLNLDLVLATSAIELQEVVITDGARSGSNEREILDRMAAATITDAIGSETLRRLPDPDMSQVVRRATGVSRMDGNPVIRGLGLRYSKVTLNNSMVAGTEPNRSAVPLELFPTNLMRDVTVTKSFLPDQMGEFGGGAVNMSTWDYPEQRQMRISTSAGFNTATTLRESRTYQGGGLDFLGFDDGTRALPSGIANADGKIVSRGRFSETGYTSEELQQFGQSFQNSWNPVATTAMPNLSQSWSLGNRTQLWNRPLGYIVSGTYRNSQQYKESERIVYKGGANGSIEQQHNYDFQTYTNSVTLGGLTSFGYSISPLSRVSLNVLYNRDLDNETRLYSGYNDDRSKDVQDTRLRFVSRSTLSSQLSGRTVFPSVRQSLLDWQVTFSRGTRYEPDTREVQYGSERGADEFVWVDATQSGSRTFSTLYDNMANAGADWTMPLLPDNALQLKTGTAFLLRHRDAETRFFQFEPGPNASLDLSLDPESLFSSENIRPDGFVIREATRPTDSYKANQHLEAAYVMLDANPFPRVRTIGGLRVENSMQEVSSYELFSASQTPVVGRISTLDVLPALQVVYRATDRSNLRFAVSQTVSRPDVRELSEFEYTDIVGGHAVIGNANLKRALIRHSDVRYEWAHGVADLIAASVFYKQFLNPVEEVIQPTAQNRVSYENAKSANNYGLELEIRQALGQLVPLLQPFAVSANLALIHSDIVLSDSSKGIQTSDRRPLHGQSPYLLNVELLYRHDRTKTQAGVMLHVFGKRISEVGSEPLPDVFEMPHPDLDITVERPLTRKMNIRASAGNVLNSEVQFMQGGRYTERYRLGTTYSAGFSYNL, encoded by the coding sequence ATGAACCAATTGCGCCTTTGTATCGCCTTACTACTACTCGCGATTCTGTGCGGTAGCCCTCTGTCGCATGCCGCGGTGATCACGGGTTATGTCAAAGCGGAAGACACTCGCGAGGGTCTGATCGGTGCAAACGTCCTTGTCGAAGGCACGCAACTCGGCGCGGCCGCAGGGGTGGACGGCAACTATGTCGTGCGGGGCATTCCCGCCGGCAAGTACGTCATTCGTGCCACGATGTTGGGCTACGATGCTAAGACTCGTTCAATCACTCTGACTGAAGACGAATGGCTGAATCTGGACTTGGTGCTCGCGACAAGCGCGATTGAGTTGCAGGAAGTTGTCATCACCGACGGAGCAAGAAGCGGTTCAAACGAGCGCGAAATCCTCGACCGGATGGCCGCCGCAACGATAACCGATGCCATCGGCAGTGAAACCTTGCGGCGACTTCCCGATCCCGACATGTCACAGGTTGTGCGACGCGCGACCGGCGTTTCGCGGATGGATGGAAACCCTGTGATTCGCGGATTGGGTTTGCGATACTCGAAAGTCACCTTGAACAATTCAATGGTGGCTGGCACGGAACCCAATCGCAGTGCGGTTCCGCTGGAACTCTTTCCCACCAATCTGATGCGCGATGTGACCGTCACCAAATCCTTTCTGCCTGATCAGATGGGCGAGTTCGGCGGTGGTGCCGTTAATATGTCCACGTGGGACTACCCCGAACAACGCCAGATGCGGATCAGTACTTCCGCCGGATTCAATACCGCCACGACGCTTCGCGAGTCCAGAACCTATCAAGGTGGCGGGCTTGATTTCCTCGGCTTTGATGACGGCACGCGTGCGCTGCCAAGCGGGATTGCGAATGCCGACGGCAAAATTGTCTCACGCGGCCGCTTCTCCGAGACTGGATATACATCAGAGGAGTTGCAGCAGTTCGGTCAGTCCTTCCAGAATAGCTGGAATCCCGTTGCGACAACCGCGATGCCCAATCTGAGCCAATCATGGTCGCTGGGGAACCGCACTCAACTATGGAACCGCCCGTTGGGCTACATCGTCTCGGGTACGTATCGCAATTCACAGCAGTACAAAGAGTCTGAGCGAATTGTGTATAAGGGCGGTGCCAACGGTTCCATCGAGCAGCAGCACAATTACGACTTTCAAACCTACACAAATTCCGTCACTCTCGGCGGATTGACTTCCTTCGGTTACTCGATTTCACCGCTGTCCCGCGTCAGTCTGAACGTTCTCTACAACCGCGATCTCGACAATGAGACTCGCCTCTATTCAGGCTACAATGACGACCGCAGCAAGGACGTGCAGGACACCCGCCTGCGATTTGTTTCCCGCAGCACCTTGTCGTCACAATTATCCGGCCGCACCGTTTTCCCCAGCGTCAGGCAGTCGCTCCTTGACTGGCAAGTGACATTCTCTCGAGGAACCCGCTACGAACCGGACACTCGCGAAGTTCAGTACGGATCGGAACGCGGTGCGGATGAATTTGTTTGGGTGGATGCCACGCAAAGCGGTTCGCGCACATTCAGCACGCTCTATGACAACATGGCGAACGCGGGCGCGGACTGGACCATGCCCCTGCTTCCCGACAATGCCCTGCAGCTTAAAACAGGCACCGCATTTCTGCTCAGGCATCGCGATGCCGAGACGCGCTTCTTCCAGTTTGAACCGGGTCCGAACGCCTCGCTCGATCTGTCGCTTGATCCCGAATCCCTGTTCTCTTCAGAAAACATCCGTCCGGACGGTTTTGTAATCCGCGAAGCGACTCGCCCCACAGACTCCTACAAGGCAAACCAGCATCTTGAAGCTGCTTACGTGATGCTCGATGCGAATCCTTTCCCGCGTGTTCGCACGATTGGCGGACTGCGTGTTGAAAACTCCATGCAGGAAGTGTCATCATACGAGTTGTTCTCAGCTTCACAGACTCCGGTCGTAGGACGCATCTCGACATTGGATGTTTTGCCTGCTTTGCAAGTAGTCTATCGCGCCACAGACCGCAGCAACCTGCGTTTTGCGGTGAGCCAGACCGTGTCGCGTCCGGACGTCCGCGAGTTATCTGAATTTGAATACACGGACATCGTGGGCGGTCACGCTGTGATTGGAAATGCCAACCTGAAACGCGCTCTCATCCGCCATTCGGACGTCCGCTATGAGTGGGCGCACGGAGTCGCGGATCTCATCGCCGCCAGCGTCTTTTACAAGCAGTTCCTGAATCCGGTGGAAGAAGTCATCCAGCCGACGGCCCAGAATCGCGTCTCCTACGAAAATGCCAAGAGCGCAAACAACTACGGCCTGGAATTGGAAATCCGTCAAGCACTGGGGCAACTTGTGCCGCTGCTTCAGCCGTTCGCGGTTTCCGCAAACCTCGCACTCATCCACTCGGACATTGTGCTGAGCGACAGCAGCAAAGGCATTCAAACCTCGGATCGCAGACCGTTGCATGGCCAGTCTCCCTATCTCCTGAATGTTGAACTGCTCTATCGGCACGATCGCACAAAAACTCAGGCAGGCGTCATGCTGCACGTCTTCGGCAAGCGCATCAGCGAAGTCGGCTCCGAACCGCTGCCCGATGTGTTCGAAATGCCGCATCCCGATTTAGACATAACGGTTGAGCGTCCACTGACCCGCAAAATGAATATCCGCGCTTCCGCTGGAAACGTGCTCAACTCTGAAGTTCAGTTCATGCAGGGAGGCCGCTACACCGAGCGCTACCGCCTTGGCACCACCTATTCCGCAGGATTCTCCTACAATCTATAA
- a CDS encoding HAMP domain-containing histidine kinase: MLQTFFRHSVYRLAMIGTLVAVYVLPGHCAEWWPQKHYVTLVRTEPFPSNTIPTMTVWRQPSLDWDLFVRWENEDPAGMRPYLGHLNIEDDRSNVLSVKNFESPIFAVFECQSDTDAAYELCVTYKDKTKLGARLYDWPNFDRIGADVVLLESDYDWRGNDFWDIWMTPVCLVSGAGQSGEPGLLYRVFSSWSHMPRGLLMVEAATGKELWRHWMAAPPDGVVLDKSNPESPVILWAAGAPATGARCATTADSIAYIFGFDIHGNELWRREYPVTFTAVTVASIKPPGQNSSAYELVSSYSPDKLPTTLYKLDAASGQIVKERRVYHPERRAYLAGLSSPDGQVKLLVNTYLSSLQVFNENLDSLWSTNAGANFQTEWDIDGDGVVEIPVTTPDGHFEVYNLNGNCLISEKVQGVVQAAQRIKGRELARIWMISDRDYSGYDLERNQYYELQLALASSGYVLGGIGLVWLLVWSIKTRRAFVRARREKLVLEGWAQVASFQAHDTKKPIAVVQRALDNLEIRFKRQHPEVDIEPFVGRVRGELNRMLQTARQIQVVSRATKPKLQDHDLISLIDSTVERMNLLEQAKVVHEKHEFSLIAQVDYRLIESLLENLIGNAMDASPQEAAVCVSAERSSRGVQGVKIQVKDAGKGMSEQEIADILAGKGSKKSGGQGLGILSAKWIAETHKGDLTIDSKPGIGTTITVTIPDNGGEASPAKT; encoded by the coding sequence ATGCTCCAAACGTTTTTTCGACACTCAGTTTACCGTCTGGCGATGATCGGAACTCTTGTCGCAGTCTACGTCCTGCCAGGGCACTGCGCAGAGTGGTGGCCGCAAAAGCACTATGTCACGTTGGTTCGAACGGAGCCCTTTCCATCCAACACGATCCCCACTATGACTGTATGGAGGCAGCCAAGTTTGGATTGGGATCTCTTTGTCAGGTGGGAGAATGAAGATCCTGCCGGCATGCGTCCTTACCTTGGACACTTGAACATCGAAGATGATCGTAGCAACGTGCTTTCGGTGAAGAACTTTGAGTCACCGATATTTGCCGTCTTTGAGTGCCAATCTGATACTGATGCGGCGTATGAACTCTGTGTAACTTACAAAGATAAGACGAAGTTGGGAGCCCGGCTGTATGACTGGCCGAATTTTGACCGGATCGGGGCCGACGTTGTTCTACTGGAATCCGACTACGATTGGCGTGGAAATGACTTTTGGGACATATGGATGACGCCGGTGTGTCTGGTTTCCGGAGCTGGCCAATCCGGCGAACCAGGGCTTCTGTATCGAGTCTTCTCAAGCTGGTCACACATGCCTCGCGGGTTGCTTATGGTGGAGGCGGCAACTGGAAAAGAACTTTGGCGGCATTGGATGGCGGCTCCGCCGGACGGAGTGGTTTTGGACAAGTCGAATCCTGAAAGTCCTGTGATACTGTGGGCGGCAGGGGCACCTGCAACCGGTGCCCGCTGCGCAACGACAGCGGACTCGATAGCATACATTTTCGGATTTGACATTCACGGCAATGAATTGTGGCGGCGAGAGTACCCCGTCACGTTTACAGCGGTGACCGTTGCGAGTATCAAGCCGCCCGGCCAGAATTCTTCGGCGTACGAACTTGTATCCTCTTACAGTCCGGATAAGCTGCCAACAACACTTTACAAGCTTGATGCTGCGTCTGGACAAATTGTGAAAGAACGCAGAGTCTATCATCCGGAGAGACGTGCCTATTTAGCAGGATTATCGTCGCCCGACGGTCAGGTAAAGCTGCTTGTAAACACATATTTGTCCTCCTTGCAAGTGTTTAACGAGAATCTGGACAGCCTGTGGTCAACGAACGCAGGCGCAAATTTCCAAACCGAGTGGGATATCGACGGCGACGGAGTGGTAGAAATTCCGGTAACGACTCCGGACGGGCATTTTGAAGTGTATAACCTAAACGGAAATTGTCTGATTTCAGAGAAAGTTCAGGGAGTAGTTCAGGCCGCTCAACGAATCAAGGGCCGTGAGCTTGCAAGAATCTGGATGATTTCCGACCGCGACTATTCAGGCTATGACTTGGAGCGAAACCAATATTATGAACTTCAACTTGCTCTGGCTTCAAGTGGTTACGTTCTCGGAGGTATCGGCCTCGTCTGGCTATTGGTTTGGTCAATTAAAACACGCCGTGCCTTTGTCCGAGCTCGCCGCGAAAAGCTTGTTCTTGAAGGCTGGGCACAGGTGGCATCGTTTCAGGCGCATGACACCAAGAAGCCGATCGCAGTGGTTCAGCGGGCGCTTGACAACCTTGAGATCAGGTTCAAACGCCAACATCCTGAAGTAGATATTGAACCTTTTGTGGGCCGGGTTCGCGGTGAGCTGAATCGCATGTTGCAGACGGCTCGCCAAATTCAGGTTGTAAGCCGTGCAACGAAACCAAAACTGCAAGACCACGATTTGATTTCCTTAATTGACAGTACCGTTGAGAGAATGAACTTGCTCGAGCAGGCTAAAGTCGTTCACGAGAAGCACGAATTTTCACTCATTGCGCAGGTTGACTACCGCCTGATTGAATCACTGCTTGAGAATCTGATCGGAAATGCCATGGATGCGTCGCCGCAAGAAGCGGCGGTTTGTGTGTCCGCGGAGCGCTCCAGCCGCGGAGTTCAGGGAGTGAAGATACAGGTAAAAGATGCGGGAAAGGGAATGTCTGAACAAGAAATCGCAGACATTCTTGCAGGAAAAGGAAGCAAGAAGTCCGGCGGACAAGGACTCGGTATCTTGAGCGCAAAATGGATTGCTGAGACTCATAAAGGTGACCTTACTATTGACAGCAAACCTGGCATAGGAACTACGATTACGGTCACTATTCCAGATAACGGAGGTGAAGCATCGCCCGCAAAGACATAA